AAAGCGGATTAAAGAAAAAAGACAGGCAAAACAAGGCGTTGATAGATGAAATCAGCGCCACGCTCATTCTTCAATCCTACCTCGAATCAGTTGGAAGGGTAGGTTAACCCTAGTTACCTGCACACCTCCTTTGTTTTTCAGTGTGGGGGCATAGTTGTAACTTTGCGTCAAATCAACAGAATGATACTTCCCATTGTACCTTACGGAGACCCCGTACTCAAGCGGCGCGCTGTAGATATTGACGAAGGTTATGACGGTTTGAATGAGCTGATTGAGAACATGTACGAAACCATGTATCAGGCTCATGGCGTTGGATTGGCGGCACCTCAGGTGGGTCTGTCTATTCGGCTTTTTGTGGTGGATGGTGCCCCTTTTGCGGAGGATGAGGAAGATGCTGAGGACTTGAAAGACTTTAAAAAGGTATTCATCAACCCCGAAATTATTGAAGAAAGCGGAGATGCCTGGGGCTTTGTAGAGGGGTGTTTGAGTATCCCGAACATCCGCGAAGAAGTGGTGCGAGAAGAGGACATTTTGATTCGGTATCTGGACGAGAACTTTAAACCGCACGAGGAGAAGTTTTCAGGATACCGGGCGCGGATTATTCAGCACGAGTATGATCATCTGGAAGGTGTATTATTTACAGATCGAATTTCGCCTTTGCGCCGCAGAATGTTGCGGGGCAAGCTCAACGACATAACCCGGGGTAAAACAGATGTGAGCTATCGCATGCGTTACCCGGTGAAAGCTTAACCAAACTTAAAATAATAAGAATGAAAACCAACATTGTAGCGTTTCTGCTTGGTGCGATTTTGATTACTGCCTGCGGAGGCTCAGCGAGTGAGCAGGAGCAAGCCAAAAATGAAATGGAGTCGCTGGCCCACAGAATTGATTCCTTGGAACAGGTTCTTTTCAGCCATGAGTCGAGGGTTGATCGGGAGGCAGCAGCTCAGCTTCTTCAGTCGTACATCAAATTTGTGGATACCTATCCGACAGATGAACGCGCACCACATTTCCTCTACAAA
This sequence is a window from Cryomorphaceae bacterium. Protein-coding genes within it:
- a CDS encoding peptide deformylase, with the protein product MILPIVPYGDPVLKRRAVDIDEGYDGLNELIENMYETMYQAHGVGLAAPQVGLSIRLFVVDGAPFAEDEEDAEDLKDFKKVFINPEIIEESGDAWGFVEGCLSIPNIREEVVREEDILIRYLDENFKPHEEKFSGYRARIIQHEYDHLEGVLFTDRISPLRRRMLRGKLNDITRGKTDVSYRMRYPVKA